From bacterium, one genomic window encodes:
- a CDS encoding DUF86 domain-containing protein — translation MKNKDRIIVDYLNDILISITDIRLFLNNMDYKTFREDKKTQYATIRALEIIGESAKKIPKDIRNNYSWIPWRLIAGMRDKLIHDYFGVDMEVVWKTATEEIMKLEEDIKNLVSDYSK, via the coding sequence ATGAAAAATAAAGATAGAATAATTGTTGATTACTTGAATGATATTCTGATTTCAATCACAGATATCAGATTGTTTCTCAATAATATGGATTATAAAACATTCAGAGAAGATAAAAAAACACAGTATGCAACAATACGTGCATTGGAGATCATCGGCGAGTCTGCCAAAAAAATACCAAAAGATATAAGAAATAATTACTCATGGATTCCGTGGCGTTTAATTGCCGGAATGAGAGATAAATTAATTCATGATTATTTTGGCGTGGATATGGAAGTTGTATGGAAAACCGCTACAGAAGAAATTATGAAATTGGAAGAAGATATTAAAAATCTTGTTTCGGATTATTCAAAATAA
- a CDS encoding nucleotidyltransferase family protein: MKNELQKIMSKLNEELPEIKFRYNVSSMEVFGSFIHGEQKARSDLDILVTFKKTPSLFEFIELEEYLSDLLGLKVDLVMKSSLKPNIGRKILSEALPVS, encoded by the coding sequence ATGAAGAATGAATTACAAAAAATAATGTCAAAACTAAATGAAGAGCTGCCAGAAATTAAGTTTAGATATAATGTTTCGTCTATGGAAGTGTTTGGTTCTTTTATTCATGGAGAACAAAAAGCAAGGAGTGATCTCGATATATTAGTGACATTTAAGAAAACGCCTTCATTATTTGAATTCATAGAACTTGAAGAATATTTAAGTGACTTACTTGGCTTGAAAGTTGACTTAGTGATGAAGAGCTCATTAAAACCCAACATTGGTAGAAAAATATTATCCGAAGCCCTGCCTGTGTCATGA
- a CDS encoding aminoacyl-histidine dipeptidase, with amino-acid sequence MSDEILKLKPEAVWKNFYSLTQIPRPSKKEGQVIEFMKKFGEGLGLETVVDSVGNVIIKKPAAPGMENKKTICLQGHLDMVPQKNSNVDHDFEKDPIDAYIDGEWVTARDTTLGADNGMGVAAAMAVLESKEIKHGPIEALFTIDEETGMTGAFGLKPGVLNADILMNLDSEDEGELYIGCAGGENTNMEFTFSEDDIPAGAAAYQVKVTGMKGGHSGLDINIGRGNAIKVLNRFLYQVSKDLGVRLASIEGGNLRNAIPRESFAVVTVPSDKKAEFEKAAVEYDKIIKNELRGAEPNISFGVSETDMPSKLIDKKTQDALIKAIYSTPNGAIRMSDSVEGLVETSTSLASVKSENGKIRLQSLQRSSVDTAREDICTAVRCVYELAGAKVEHSGAYPGWKPNMDSPILKKALEIYKNDFGKTPEIKAIHAGLECGLLGAVYPDTDMISFGPTIKYPHSPDEKVNIATVQKFWDFLVKTLEQVEDK; translated from the coding sequence ATGAGTGACGAAATTTTAAAACTTAAACCTGAAGCTGTATGGAAAAATTTCTACAGCTTAACTCAAATTCCCCGCCCCTCAAAAAAAGAGGGACAGGTTATTGAGTTTATGAAAAAATTCGGCGAGGGCCTGGGGCTTGAAACCGTAGTTGACAGTGTGGGTAATGTAATCATTAAAAAACCGGCAGCTCCGGGAATGGAAAACAAAAAAACCATATGCCTTCAGGGGCATCTTGATATGGTTCCCCAGAAAAACAGTAATGTTGATCATGATTTTGAAAAAGATCCTATTGATGCATACATTGACGGCGAATGGGTAACAGCAAGAGATACAACTCTCGGTGCTGACAATGGTATGGGTGTAGCTGCTGCAATGGCTGTTCTTGAATCAAAAGAGATTAAGCATGGCCCAATAGAAGCATTATTTACAATTGATGAGGAAACAGGAATGACAGGCGCTTTCGGCCTGAAACCTGGTGTGCTCAATGCTGACATTCTGATGAATCTTGATTCAGAGGACGAAGGAGAACTTTATATCGGTTGTGCAGGCGGTGAAAACACAAATATGGAATTTACATTTTCCGAAGATGATATTCCGGCAGGCGCAGCTGCCTATCAGGTGAAGGTAACAGGCATGAAGGGCGGACATTCAGGGCTTGATATTAATATAGGAAGAGGAAATGCAATTAAGGTTTTGAACCGCTTTCTTTATCAGGTTTCAAAAGACCTGGGCGTAAGGCTTGCCTCAATTGAAGGCGGAAATTTAAGAAACGCAATTCCAAGGGAAAGTTTTGCTGTTGTAACTGTACCTTCTGATAAAAAAGCCGAGTTTGAGAAAGCTGCTGTAGAATACGATAAAATAATCAAAAATGAACTCAGAGGCGCAGAGCCGAACATATCTTTCGGAGTTTCTGAAACTGACATGCCTTCAAAGCTCATTGATAAAAAAACTCAGGATGCTCTTATCAAAGCTATTTACAGTACACCGAACGGAGCAATCCGCATGAGTGATTCTGTTGAAGGCCTTGTTGAAACATCAACAAGCCTTGCATCTGTAAAATCTGAAAATGGAAAAATCAGACTTCAGAGCCTTCAGAGAAGTTCTGTTGATACGGCACGTGAAGATATTTGTACAGCAGTCAGATGTGTCTATGAACTTGCAGGCGCAAAAGTAGAGCACAGCGGTGCATATCCAGGGTGGAAACCGAACATGGATTCACCGATACTTAAAAAAGCATTGGAAATTTATAAAAATGATTTCGGGAAGACTCCTGAGATTAAAGCTATTCACGCAGGGCTTGAGTGCGGGCTTCTCGGAGCTGTTTATCCAGACACGGATATGATTAGTTTCGGCCCGACTATTAAATATCCCCACTCTCCTGATGAAAAAGTCAACATAGCAACTGTTCAGAAATTCTGGGATTTTCTTGTAAAAACTCTGGAGCAGGTAGAAGACAAGTAA
- a CDS encoding C69 family dipeptidase: MKKKFLIVTVTAIASIANLSFACTNFLISKGATKDGSVIITYAADSHELYGELYYIPAADHLRGEMRDIYEWDTGKYLGQIPEILHTYSVVGNMNEHQVAIGETTYGGRSELEDKNAIVDYGSLMYIALQRSKTAREAIKVMGELVEKYGYYSEGESFSISDPNEVWIMEMIGKGPKNRGAVWVARKVPDGYICAHANQSRIQTFPLADGRTSITSKNLNKIFNKKVTTVYASDVISFARDMGYFKGEDKDFSFAKTYAPPTFGGLRFCEARVYAFFHRAAPSIKFPTDYVSGDIHAKPLPLWIKPDKKLSVRDVMQLMRDHFEGTPFDMNKDIGAGPYVCPYRWRPLTWEVDSVKYFNERATSTQQTGFSFVAQSRSFLPDAIGGVFWFGVDDTYSTVYNPIYCSITKVPKPYAVGTGNFDEFSWDSAFWVFNFVSNYAYSRYTDMIKDIQVVQRKLEGSYIANQPVIDQAALVLYNQSPKLAVDYLTNYSVKTGEATVARWKKLGEYLIYKYLDGNVKDEHGHVTHPGYPKAWYRTIVKKTGDKFKVK; this comes from the coding sequence ATGAAAAAAAAATTCTTAATCGTAACTGTCACAGCTATAGCATCAATTGCAAATCTATCATTTGCATGTACAAATTTTCTGATCTCAAAAGGAGCAACCAAAGACGGATCAGTAATAATAACGTATGCTGCTGATTCACATGAGCTTTACGGAGAACTCTACTATATTCCTGCTGCTGATCACCTGCGCGGAGAGATGCGGGACATCTATGAATGGGATACCGGCAAATACCTCGGGCAGATTCCTGAAATCCTCCACACATATTCTGTTGTGGGCAACATGAACGAACATCAGGTTGCAATCGGAGAAACAACATACGGCGGCAGAAGCGAACTTGAAGATAAAAATGCAATTGTTGATTACGGCAGCCTGATGTACATAGCGCTGCAGAGGTCAAAAACTGCAAGAGAAGCTATAAAAGTCATGGGGGAACTCGTTGAAAAATACGGTTATTACAGTGAAGGCGAATCCTTCTCCATTTCGGACCCCAATGAAGTATGGATCATGGAGATGATTGGCAAAGGGCCGAAAAACAGAGGCGCTGTCTGGGTGGCAAGAAAAGTTCCGGACGGTTATATCTGTGCACATGCCAATCAGTCACGCATACAGACGTTTCCGCTTGCAGACGGCAGAACTTCCATTACCTCAAAAAATTTAAATAAAATTTTCAATAAAAAAGTTACAACTGTTTATGCAAGTGATGTAATCTCTTTTGCAAGAGATATGGGTTATTTTAAAGGCGAAGACAAAGATTTTAGTTTTGCAAAAACTTATGCGCCGCCTACATTCGGAGGGCTTCGCTTTTGTGAAGCAAGAGTGTATGCATTTTTTCATAGAGCGGCACCGTCAATAAAATTTCCTACAGATTATGTATCAGGCGACATTCATGCAAAACCTCTTCCCCTGTGGATAAAACCGGACAAGAAACTGTCCGTACGGGACGTAATGCAGCTCATGCGCGACCACTTTGAAGGAACTCCATTTGACATGAATAAAGATATCGGCGCAGGCCCCTATGTGTGCCCGTACAGATGGCGCCCCCTTACCTGGGAAGTTGACAGTGTTAAATATTTTAATGAAAGAGCAACTTCCACTCAGCAGACCGGATTCTCTTTTGTAGCCCAGTCACGATCATTCCTGCCTGATGCTATTGGAGGAGTTTTCTGGTTCGGAGTTGATGATACGTACAGTACTGTTTATAATCCAATCTACTGTTCAATTACAAAAGTACCGAAACCCTATGCAGTAGGAACCGGTAATTTTGATGAATTTTCATGGGACTCGGCATTCTGGGTCTTCAATTTTGTAAGCAACTATGCATATTCAAGATACACAGATATGATTAAAGACATTCAGGTTGTACAGCGTAAATTGGAAGGCAGTTACATTGCAAACCAGCCTGTTATTGATCAGGCTGCACTTGTGCTCTACAACCAGTCTCCCAAACTTGCCGTAGATTATCTTACAAACTACTCTGTAAAAACCGGAGAAGCAACTGTTGCAAGATGGAAAAAGCTCGGTGAATACCTGATCTATAAATATCTTGACGGAAATGTTAAAGACGAACACGGCCATGTTACTCATCCGGGATACCCGAAAGCATGGTACAGAACAATAGTTAAAAAAACAGGAGATAAATTTAAAGTTAAATAA